One Pantoea trifolii DNA segment encodes these proteins:
- the rplF gene encoding 50S ribosomal protein L6 encodes MSRVAKAPVVVPAGVEVKLSGQEVSIKGKNGELTRTINSAVEVKHADNALTFAPREGYADGWAQAGTARALLNGMVIGVTEGFTKKLQLVGVGYRAAVKGNSVSLALGFSHPVDHALPAGITAECPTQTEIVLKGADKQLIGQVAADLRAYRRPEPYKGKGVRYADEVVRTKEAKKK; translated from the coding sequence ATGTCTCGTGTTGCAAAAGCACCTGTCGTTGTTCCTGCGGGCGTAGAGGTAAAACTCAGCGGTCAGGAAGTTTCGATCAAAGGCAAAAACGGCGAGCTGACTCGTACTATCAACAGTGCTGTAGAAGTTAAGCATGCAGACAACGCCCTGACTTTCGCTCCACGCGAAGGTTATGCGGATGGTTGGGCACAAGCAGGTACTGCTCGTGCGCTGCTGAACGGCATGGTTATCGGTGTTACCGAAGGCTTCACCAAGAAGCTGCAACTGGTTGGTGTTGGTTATCGTGCAGCTGTTAAAGGCAACTCTGTGAGCTTGGCCCTGGGCTTCTCTCACCCTGTTGACCATGCACTGCCGGCCGGCATCACTGCTGAATGTCCAACTCAGACTGAGATCGTGCTGAAAGGCGCTGATAAACAGCTGATTGGTCAGGTTGCAGCTGATCTGCGCGCCTACCGTCGTCCTGAGCCTTACAAAGGCAAGGGTGTTCGTTACGCCGACGAAGTCGTGCGTACCAAAGAGGCTAAGAAGAAGTAA
- the rpsH gene encoding 30S ribosomal protein S8, with protein MSMQDPIADMLTRIRNGQAANKVAVSMPSSKLKVAIANVLKEEGYIEDFKIEGDIKSELEVTLKYFQGKAVVESIQRVSRPGLRIYKKKDELPKVMAGLGIAVISTSKGVMTDRAARQAGLGGEIICYVA; from the coding sequence ATGAGCATGCAAGATCCGATCGCGGATATGCTGACCCGTATCCGTAACGGTCAGGCCGCGAACAAAGTTGCGGTCTCTATGCCTTCCTCCAAGCTGAAAGTGGCAATTGCCAACGTGCTGAAGGAAGAAGGCTACATTGAAGATTTTAAAATCGAAGGCGATATCAAGTCTGAGCTGGAAGTTACTTTAAAGTATTTCCAAGGCAAGGCTGTGGTAGAGAGCATTCAGCGTGTTAGTCGTCCAGGTCTGCGCATCTATAAGAAAAAAGATGAGCTGCCAAAAGTAATGGCTGGTCTGGGCATCGCTGTAATCTCTACCTCTAAAGGTGTCATGACTGATCGTGCAGCGCGCCAAGCTGGTCTTGGTGGCGAAATTATCTGCTACGTAGCGTAA
- the rpsN gene encoding 30S ribosomal protein S14, with protein sequence MAKQSMKAREVKRVKLADKFFAKRVELKAIISDVNASDEDRWDAVLKLQSLPRDSSPSRQRNRCRQTGRPHGFLRKFGLSRIKVREAAMRGEIPGLKKASW encoded by the coding sequence ATGGCTAAGCAATCGATGAAAGCACGCGAAGTTAAGCGTGTAAAATTAGCAGACAAGTTCTTCGCCAAGCGCGTAGAACTGAAAGCGATCATTTCTGATGTGAACGCATCCGACGAAGATCGTTGGGATGCCGTTCTCAAGCTGCAGAGTCTGCCGCGTGATTCCAGCCCTTCCCGTCAGCGTAACCGCTGCCGTCAGACAGGTCGTCCGCACGGTTTCTTGCGGAAGTTTGGGTTGAGCCGTATCAAGGTCCGTGAAGCCGCAATGCGCGGTGAAATCCCGGGCCTTAAAAAGGCTAGCTGGTAA
- the rplE gene encoding 50S ribosomal protein L5, whose product MAKLHDYYKDEVVQKLMTEFGYNSVMQVPRVEKITLNMGVGEAIADKKLLDNAAADLAAISGQKPLITKARKSVAGFKIRQGYPIGCKVTLRGERMWEFFERLITIAVPRIRDFRGLSAKSFDGRGNYSMGVREQIIFPEIDYDKVDRVRGLDITITTTAKSDDEGRALLAAFEFPFRK is encoded by the coding sequence ATGGCGAAACTGCATGATTACTACAAAGACGAAGTAGTCCAGAAACTCATGACAGAGTTCGGCTACAATTCTGTCATGCAAGTCCCTCGGGTCGAGAAGATCACCCTGAACATGGGTGTTGGTGAAGCGATCGCTGACAAGAAACTGCTGGATAACGCAGCAGCTGACCTGGCAGCAATCTCCGGTCAAAAACCGCTGATCACCAAAGCACGCAAATCAGTTGCAGGCTTCAAAATCCGTCAGGGCTATCCGATCGGCTGTAAAGTAACTCTGCGCGGTGAGCGTATGTGGGAGTTCTTTGAGCGTCTGATCACTATTGCTGTACCACGTATTCGTGACTTCCGCGGTTTATCTGCGAAGTCGTTCGACGGTCGTGGTAACTACAGCATGGGCGTTCGTGAGCAGATCATCTTCCCAGAAATCGATTATGACAAAGTCGATCGCGTTCGTGGTTTGGATATTACCATTACCACTACTGCGAAATCTGATGATGAAGGCCGTGCTCTGCTGGCTGCCTTTGAATTCCCATTCCGCAAGTAA
- the rplX gene encoding 50S ribosomal protein L24, translating to MAAKIRRNDEVIVLTGKDKGKRGKVKNVLTSGKVIVEGINLVKKHQKPVPALNQPGGIVEKEAAIQASNVALFNAATGKADRVGFRFEDGKKVRFFKSNSETIK from the coding sequence ATGGCAGCGAAAATCCGTCGTAACGACGAAGTTATCGTGCTTACCGGCAAAGACAAAGGTAAACGCGGTAAAGTAAAGAACGTCCTGACTTCTGGTAAAGTCATCGTTGAAGGTATTAACCTGGTTAAGAAACATCAGAAGCCGGTTCCGGCCCTGAACCAACCAGGTGGCATCGTTGAGAAAGAAGCTGCTATTCAAGCTTCCAACGTTGCACTCTTCAATGCGGCAACCGGCAAGGCTGACCGTGTAGGCTTTAGATTCGAAGACGGCAAAAAAGTCCGTTTCTTCAAGTCTAATAGCGAAACTATCAAGTAA
- the rplN gene encoding 50S ribosomal protein L14, which translates to MIQEQTMLNVADNSGARRVMCIKVLGGSHRRYAGVGDIIKVTIKEAIPRGKVKKGDVLKAVVVRTRKGVRRPDGSVIRFDGNACVILNNNSEQPIGTRIFGPVTRELRTEKFMKIISLAPEVL; encoded by the coding sequence ATGATCCAAGAACAGACTATGCTGAACGTCGCCGACAACTCCGGTGCACGTCGCGTAATGTGTATCAAGGTTCTGGGTGGCTCGCACCGTCGCTACGCAGGCGTCGGCGATATCATCAAAGTGACCATCAAGGAAGCAATTCCTCGTGGCAAGGTGAAAAAAGGTGATGTCCTGAAAGCGGTAGTGGTGCGCACCAGGAAGGGTGTTCGTCGCCCGGACGGTTCTGTCATTCGCTTCGATGGTAATGCATGCGTTATTTTAAACAATAACAGCGAGCAACCTATCGGTACGCGTATTTTTGGGCCGGTAACTCGTGAACTTCGTACTGAAAAGTTCATGAAAATTATCTCTCTGGCACCAGAAGTACTCTAA
- the rpsQ gene encoding 30S ribosomal protein S17 yields MTDKIRTLQGRVISDKMQKSAVVAIERVVKHPIYGKFIKRTTKLHIHDENNECGIGDVVEIRETRPLSKTKSWALVRVVEKAIL; encoded by the coding sequence ATGACCGATAAAATCCGTACTCTGCAGGGTCGTGTTATTAGTGACAAAATGCAGAAATCTGCAGTTGTTGCTATCGAACGTGTCGTGAAACACCCGATCTACGGTAAATTCATCAAGCGTACGACTAAGCTGCACATCCATGACGAGAACAACGAATGTGGTATTGGTGACGTGGTAGAAATCCGCGAAACCCGTCCACTGTCTAAGACTAAGTCTTGGGCGTTGGTTCGCGTTGTAGAGAAAGCGATTCTGTAA
- the rpmC gene encoding 50S ribosomal protein L29 — MKANELREKSVEELNTELLNLLREQFNLRMQAASGQLQQTHLLKEVRRNVARVKTLLTEKAA, encoded by the coding sequence ATGAAAGCAAATGAGCTGCGTGAAAAAAGCGTTGAAGAGCTGAACACTGAGCTTCTTAACCTGCTGCGTGAGCAGTTTAACCTGCGCATGCAAGCAGCATCCGGCCAACTTCAGCAAACCCATCTGCTGAAAGAAGTTCGTCGTAATGTTGCACGTGTTAAGACTTTACTGACTGAGAAGGCGGCGTAA
- the rplP gene encoding 50S ribosomal protein L16, which translates to MLQPKRTKFRKVHKGRNRGLAQGTDVSFGTFGLKAVGRGRLTARQIEAARRAMTRAVKRQGKIWIRVFPDKPITEKPLEVRMGKGKGNVEYWVALIQPGKVLYEMDGVPEELAREAFKLAAAKLPIKTTFVTKTVM; encoded by the coding sequence ATGTTACAACCAAAGCGTACGAAATTCCGTAAAGTGCACAAAGGCCGCAACCGTGGTCTGGCGCAAGGTACGGATGTCAGCTTCGGTACTTTCGGTCTGAAAGCTGTTGGCCGTGGTCGTCTGACTGCTCGTCAGATCGAAGCAGCACGTCGTGCTATGACCCGTGCAGTTAAGCGTCAAGGTAAAATTTGGATCCGTGTATTCCCGGACAAACCAATTACCGAGAAGCCGCTGGAAGTGCGTATGGGTAAAGGTAAGGGTAACGTGGAGTATTGGGTTGCCCTCATTCAACCGGGTAAAGTCCTGTATGAAATGGACGGCGTTCCGGAAGAGCTGGCCCGTGAAGCCTTCAAGCTGGCAGCAGCAAAACTGCCTATCAAAACCACCTTTGTTACTAAGACGGTGATGTAA
- the rpsC gene encoding 30S ribosomal protein S3: MGQKVHPNGIRLGIVKPWNSTWFANTKEFADNLDSDFKVRQFLTKELSKASVSRIVIERPAKSIRVTIHTARPGIVIGKKGEDVEKLRTVVAKIAGVPAQINIAEVRKPELDAKLVADSITSQLERRVMFRRAMKRAVQNAMRLGAKGIKVEVSGRLGGAEIARTEWYREGRVPLHTLRADIDYNTSEAHTTYGVIGVKVWIFKGEILGGMAAVEQPEPAAQPKKQQRKGRK, translated from the coding sequence ATGGGTCAGAAAGTACATCCTAATGGTATTCGCCTGGGTATTGTAAAACCATGGAACTCTACCTGGTTTGCGAACACCAAAGAATTCGCTGACAACCTGGACAGCGATTTTAAAGTCCGTCAGTTCCTGACCAAGGAACTGTCTAAAGCGTCTGTATCTCGTATCGTTATCGAGCGTCCGGCTAAGAGCATCCGTGTGACTATTCACACTGCTCGTCCGGGTATCGTTATCGGTAAGAAAGGTGAAGACGTAGAAAAACTGCGTACGGTCGTCGCGAAAATCGCTGGCGTTCCTGCACAGATCAACATCGCCGAAGTCCGTAAGCCGGAACTGGACGCTAAATTGGTTGCTGATAGCATCACTTCACAGCTGGAGCGTCGTGTGATGTTCCGTCGTGCTATGAAGCGTGCTGTACAGAACGCAATGCGTCTGGGCGCGAAGGGTATTAAAGTTGAAGTCAGCGGCCGTTTGGGCGGTGCCGAGATCGCACGTACCGAATGGTACCGTGAAGGTCGCGTACCGTTGCACACACTGCGTGCAGACATTGACTACAACACCTCTGAAGCGCACACCACTTATGGTGTAATCGGCGTTAAGGTATGGATCTTCAAAGGCGAGATCCTGGGTGGTATGGCTGCTGTTGAACAACCGGAACCGGCTGCTCAACCTAAAAAGCAGCAGCGTAAAGGCCGTAAGTAA
- the rplV gene encoding 50S ribosomal protein L22, with protein sequence METIAQHRHARSSAQKVRLVADLIRGKKVSQALDILTYTNKKAAVLVKKVLESAIANAEHNDGADIDDLKVAKIFVDEGPSMKRIMPRAKGRADRILKRTSHITVVVSDR encoded by the coding sequence ATGGAAACTATTGCTCAACATCGCCATGCTCGTTCTTCTGCTCAGAAGGTTCGCCTGGTGGCAGACCTGATTCGCGGTAAGAAAGTGTCGCAGGCTCTGGATATTCTGACCTACACCAACAAGAAAGCTGCTGTGTTGGTTAAGAAAGTCCTGGAATCTGCCATTGCGAACGCCGAACACAACGATGGCGCTGATATCGACGATCTGAAAGTCGCGAAAATCTTCGTAGACGAAGGCCCAAGCATGAAGCGCATTATGCCGCGTGCGAAAGGTCGTGCAGATCGCATCCTGAAGCGCACCAGCCACATTACTGTGGTTGTGTCCGATCGCTGA
- the rpsS gene encoding 30S ribosomal protein S19, with product MPRSLKKGPFIDLHLLKKVEKAVESGDKKPLRTWSRRSTIFPNMIGLTIAVHNGRQHVPVFVSDEMVGHKLGEFAPTRTYRGHAADKKAKKK from the coding sequence ATGCCACGTTCTCTCAAGAAAGGTCCTTTTATTGACCTGCACTTGCTGAAGAAGGTAGAGAAAGCGGTGGAAAGCGGTGACAAGAAGCCCCTGCGCACTTGGTCCCGTCGTTCAACGATCTTCCCTAACATGATCGGTTTGACCATCGCTGTCCATAATGGTCGTCAGCACGTTCCTGTCTTTGTTTCCGACGAAATGGTCGGCCACAAACTGGGTGAATTTGCACCGACACGTACTTATCGCGGCCATGCTGCAGATAAGAAAGCCAAGAAGAAATAA